Proteins found in one Subtercola endophyticus genomic segment:
- the nadB gene encoding L-aspartate oxidase yields the protein MTTTPFARPTAIVVGSGIAGLVVALRATRTHEVTLITKAELGESNTRYAQGGIAAALFPDDSVESHVADTLVAGAGLNRLSAVEVLCAEGPQRIRDLISWGVEFDRAVDAASGDDVIAGLARGLEAAHSHPRIMHAGGDATGAAIESALVRAVRATTSTLLEYTFVADLLVDKSDESSADEASADEAGAAGAARRVVGVSVIGPDGVARELHADAVILASGGAGQLFAHTTNPEVTTGDGVAAAYRAGAQLADVEFYQFHPTSLAVPGNFLISEAVRGEGAVLRGSDGRRFMPAVHPDAELAPRDVVARAIAEQMHRQGGAPVLLDATALGGEFLARRFPSITEACRRNGLDWAAAPIPVTPAAHYWMGGVLTDDWGRTSLPGLYAVGEVACTGVHGANRLASNSLLESVVFAWRCVEALQLVPAGAPFAGEGDFSGRDELLRGSLSSETLALDAEAQAGAGAGTGFSRLELQQLMWDNVGVYRDAETLEHALSTLESWASNGAQSTSAETARGGATLHDRENANLLLLGTLITRSALAREESRGAHFRSDFPEPREELRHHIVSALETSERKVTVSL from the coding sequence ATGACCACGACACCGTTCGCCCGGCCTACGGCAATCGTCGTGGGCAGCGGAATCGCCGGGCTCGTCGTAGCCCTTCGCGCGACCCGCACGCACGAGGTCACGCTCATCACCAAGGCCGAACTCGGCGAGAGCAACACGCGCTACGCGCAAGGCGGCATTGCGGCGGCGCTGTTCCCCGATGACAGCGTCGAGTCGCATGTCGCCGACACTCTCGTTGCGGGCGCTGGACTGAACCGGCTTTCGGCCGTAGAAGTACTGTGTGCCGAGGGTCCGCAGCGCATCCGCGACCTCATCAGCTGGGGCGTCGAGTTCGACCGCGCGGTCGATGCCGCTTCGGGCGACGACGTCATTGCGGGGCTCGCGCGCGGCCTAGAAGCGGCTCACTCGCACCCGCGCATCATGCACGCCGGCGGTGACGCCACCGGTGCGGCCATCGAGTCGGCGCTCGTGCGCGCCGTGCGTGCCACCACCTCGACGCTGCTCGAATACACCTTCGTGGCCGATCTGCTGGTCGATAAAAGTGACGAGTCGAGCGCTGATGAAGCTAGCGCTGATGAAGCTGGCGCTGCAGGCGCCGCGCGCCGCGTGGTCGGCGTCTCCGTGATCGGCCCCGACGGCGTCGCGCGCGAGCTGCACGCAGACGCGGTGATCCTCGCCAGCGGGGGAGCCGGCCAGCTCTTCGCGCACACGACCAACCCCGAGGTGACCACCGGCGACGGTGTGGCGGCGGCGTACCGCGCGGGTGCTCAGCTCGCTGATGTCGAGTTCTACCAGTTCCACCCGACGTCGCTCGCGGTTCCGGGCAACTTCTTGATCTCCGAGGCCGTGCGCGGGGAGGGCGCTGTGCTGCGCGGCAGCGACGGTCGCCGATTCATGCCGGCCGTGCATCCGGATGCCGAGCTCGCGCCGCGCGACGTCGTCGCCCGCGCGATCGCCGAGCAGATGCACCGCCAGGGCGGAGCGCCCGTGCTGCTCGACGCCACCGCGCTCGGCGGGGAGTTTCTCGCCCGCCGGTTCCCGAGCATCACCGAGGCGTGCCGTCGCAACGGGCTCGACTGGGCCGCGGCGCCCATCCCCGTGACGCCCGCAGCGCACTACTGGATGGGCGGGGTCTTGACCGACGACTGGGGCCGCACCTCGCTGCCGGGCCTGTACGCGGTCGGCGAGGTCGCCTGCACCGGAGTGCACGGCGCCAACCGTCTCGCCTCGAACTCCCTGCTCGAGTCGGTCGTGTTCGCCTGGCGCTGCGTCGAGGCCCTGCAGCTCGTGCCCGCCGGCGCCCCCTTCGCTGGCGAGGGCGACTTTTCCGGACGAGATGAGCTGTTGCGCGGGTCGCTCTCGTCCGAAACTCTCGCTCTCGACGCGGAAGCGCAAGCGGGCGCGGGCGCGGGCACGGGGTTCAGCCGGCTCGAGTTGCAGCAGTTGATGTGGGACAACGTGGGGGTGTACCGCGACGCCGAGACCCTCGAACATGCGCTTTCGACGCTCGAGAGCTGGGCATCGAACGGGGCACAGAGCACTTCGGCCGAGACTGCGCGGGGCGGCGCTACGCTGCACGACCGCGAGAACGCGAACCTGCTGCTGCTCGGTACGCTCATCACCCGCTCGGCGCTCGCTCGCGAGGAGTCTCGTGGGGCCCACTTCCGCTCCGACTTTCCCGAACCGCGCGAAGAGCTCCGGCACCACATCGTCTCGGCTCTCGAGACCTCCGAACGAAAGGTTACGGTCAGCCTGTGA
- the nadC gene encoding carboxylating nicotinate-nucleotide diphosphorylase, producing MLTPLQITPIVTMALNEDAPWGDLTSQTLIPLDATADARLVAREPGVFSGGAVFAAAFALLDPTVDVRLLLADGSRFDAGATLATVSGPARSVLQSERVALNFVQRLSGIATLTAAYVAETEGTQARIVDTRKTTPGLRVLERHAVRCGGGHNHRFSLSDAVMAKDNHLAVLTRDGRRSLTDALLEVRAKLSHTTHLEAEVDRLDQVEPVLAAGVDTIMLDNFSLPDMRVGVAQVAGRAIVEASGSVNLGTVRSIAETGVDVISVGALTHSVRSLDLGLDVTLTAEGAAPAGNADDATYGTTAGPGTP from the coding sequence ATCCTGACCCCCCTGCAGATCACGCCGATCGTCACGATGGCGCTCAACGAAGACGCACCGTGGGGCGACCTCACGTCGCAGACGCTGATTCCGCTCGACGCGACGGCGGATGCCCGGCTGGTCGCCCGCGAACCCGGTGTGTTCAGCGGCGGCGCCGTGTTCGCGGCGGCCTTCGCGCTGCTCGACCCCACTGTCGACGTGCGGCTGTTGCTCGCCGACGGATCCCGTTTCGACGCCGGCGCCACCCTGGCCACCGTTTCGGGACCGGCGCGCTCGGTGCTGCAGTCCGAACGTGTCGCGCTCAACTTCGTGCAGCGGCTCTCGGGCATCGCCACCCTCACCGCCGCCTACGTCGCCGAGACCGAGGGCACCCAGGCGCGCATCGTCGACACCCGAAAGACCACCCCCGGCCTGCGTGTTCTCGAGCGCCACGCCGTGCGCTGCGGCGGCGGACACAACCACCGGTTCTCGCTCTCAGACGCCGTGATGGCCAAAGACAACCACCTCGCGGTTCTGACTCGCGACGGCCGTCGCTCGCTGACGGATGCCCTGCTCGAGGTTCGCGCGAAGCTCTCTCACACGACCCATCTCGAGGCCGAGGTCGATCGTCTCGACCAGGTCGAACCGGTGCTCGCTGCGGGCGTCGACACCATCATGCTCGACAACTTCAGCCTGCCCGACATGCGCGTCGGCGTGGCCCAGGTCGCCGGCCGCGCCATCGTCGAGGCCAGTGGATCGGTGAATCTCGGCACCGTGCGATCCATCGCCGAGACCGGGGTCGACGTCATCTCGGTGGGCGCGCTCACCCACAGCGTGCGGTCGCTCGACCTCGGTCTCGACGTGACGCTCACCGCGGAGGGTGCGGCGCCGGCCGGCAACGCGGACGACGCCACCTACGGCACCACGGCCGGCCCCGGCACCCCGTGA
- a CDS encoding cysteine desulfurase family protein: MIYLDSAATTAVRREVLEAMWPYLTGDFGNPSSTHSLGERAADALAEARASVARSIGARASEVIFTSGGTEADNLAIKGIALATPRGRHIVTSPIEHEAVLESCDYLRRHHGFTVSLVGVGSDGLVDPDEFAALLTPDTTLATIMYANNEIGTVQPIAELAERARAAGVPLHSDAVQAAGWLTLNVAELGVDALTLSGHKLGAPKGIGALYVRGRVALEPVLHGGGQERGARSGTENVAGAVGLAVALQLAETTREADAARVSTLRDEFIAGVLQGVPDALLTGHATHRLPGLASFCFVGTSGEAVLLELERQGIVSSSGSACAAGSDEPSHVLVAVGYEPEVAQTAVRFTMGPGITDDEVREAAGAVVSAVRAVQGIAR; encoded by the coding sequence GTGATCTACCTCGACAGCGCCGCCACCACGGCGGTGCGTCGCGAAGTGCTCGAGGCGATGTGGCCCTACCTCACCGGCGACTTCGGTAACCCGTCGAGCACACATTCGCTGGGGGAACGGGCCGCTGACGCGTTGGCGGAGGCCCGGGCATCCGTCGCCCGCTCGATCGGCGCACGGGCCAGCGAGGTCATCTTCACCTCGGGCGGCACCGAGGCCGACAACCTGGCCATCAAGGGCATCGCGCTGGCGACCCCGCGCGGCCGGCACATCGTCACCAGCCCCATCGAGCACGAGGCCGTGCTGGAATCGTGCGACTACCTGCGGCGTCATCACGGGTTCACCGTGTCGTTGGTGGGCGTCGGCTCTGACGGGCTCGTCGACCCCGACGAATTCGCCGCGCTGCTCACACCCGACACGACGCTCGCCACGATCATGTACGCGAACAACGAGATCGGCACGGTGCAGCCCATCGCCGAACTCGCCGAGCGGGCTCGGGCGGCGGGCGTGCCGCTGCACTCCGACGCCGTGCAGGCGGCCGGCTGGCTCACCCTGAACGTGGCGGAGCTCGGCGTGGACGCGCTCACCCTCTCGGGCCACAAACTCGGCGCACCGAAGGGCATCGGAGCCCTCTACGTGCGTGGCCGCGTCGCCCTCGAACCTGTGCTGCACGGCGGCGGACAAGAACGCGGCGCCCGCTCGGGCACCGAGAACGTCGCCGGCGCCGTGGGCCTGGCGGTGGCGCTGCAGCTGGCCGAGACGACCCGAGAGGCAGACGCTGCTCGGGTCAGCACCCTGCGCGACGAGTTCATTGCCGGGGTGCTGCAGGGGGTTCCGGATGCCCTGCTCACCGGCCACGCCACCCACCGCCTGCCGGGGCTGGCCTCGTTCTGTTTCGTCGGCACCAGTGGTGAGGCGGTACTGCTCGAGCTCGAACGTCAGGGCATCGTCTCGTCGAGTGGATCGGCCTGCGCCGCCGGCAGTGACGAACCCTCGCACGTGCTCGTGGCGGTCGGTTACGAACCCGAAGTGGCTCAGACGGCCGTGCGGTTCACCATGGGCCCGGGTATCACCGACGATGAGGTGCGCGAGGCCGCGGGGGCGGTTGTTTCGGCCGTTCGGGCCGTCCAGGGCATCGCGCGCTGA
- the epsC gene encoding serine O-acetyltransferase EpsC, with the protein MPSARGNTGFFARLREDLATAQRRDPAARSKVEILFGYSGLHAIWLHRLTHALWQRDGLRLPARLVSQFARFLTGVEIHPGAVLGRRVFIDHGMGVVIGETATVGDDVLIYHGVTLGGTAPKGGQRHPHVGNNVLLGAGAKLLGPIHIGDGCAVGANAVVLVDVPPNSLAIGVPATFRPR; encoded by the coding sequence GTGCCCAGCGCACGTGGGAACACGGGCTTTTTCGCACGCCTGCGTGAAGACCTGGCCACTGCCCAACGTCGCGACCCCGCGGCGCGGTCGAAGGTCGAGATTCTCTTCGGGTATTCCGGCCTGCACGCCATCTGGCTGCACCGCCTGACGCACGCCCTGTGGCAGCGCGACGGGCTTCGGCTGCCGGCGCGCCTCGTGTCGCAGTTCGCCCGCTTTCTGACCGGCGTCGAGATCCACCCCGGCGCGGTACTCGGCCGGCGGGTCTTCATCGACCACGGAATGGGTGTGGTCATCGGCGAGACGGCGACGGTCGGCGACGACGTGCTCATCTACCACGGTGTCACCCTCGGCGGCACTGCTCCGAAGGGTGGCCAGCGTCACCCGCACGTCGGCAACAACGTGCTGCTCGGGGCGGGGGCGAAGCTGCTCGGGCCCATCCACATCGGCGACGGCTGCGCTGTCGGCGCGAATGCCGTGGTGCTCGTGGATGTTCCGCCGAACTCCCTCGCCATCGGGGTGCCGGCGACCTTCCGCCCCCGCTGA
- the cysK gene encoding cysteine synthase A produces MSQIHDNITDLVGHTPLVRINRLAEGIDTTLLAKLEFYNPANSVKDRIGVAIIDAAEKSGALKPGGTIVEGTSGNTGIALAMVGAARGYKVILTMPETMSMERRVVLRAYGAELVLTPGADGMKGAVETANRIAAETEGAILAHQFENEANPAIHYATTGPEIWGDTDGAVDIFVAGIGTGGTITGTGHYLREQKPGIQIVGVEPIDSPILNGGAPGPHKIAGIGANFVPEILDREVYDEIIDVSLADSIRVSRELAAKEGILAGISTGAIFWAALELAKRPENAGKTIVAIVCDFGERYVSSVLYDDIRG; encoded by the coding sequence ATGTCACAGATTCACGACAACATCACCGATCTCGTCGGCCACACCCCGCTCGTTCGTATCAACCGGCTCGCCGAGGGAATCGACACCACTCTTCTCGCGAAGCTCGAGTTCTACAACCCCGCCAACAGCGTGAAAGACCGCATCGGCGTCGCGATCATCGACGCAGCCGAGAAATCGGGTGCGCTGAAGCCCGGCGGCACCATCGTCGAGGGCACAAGCGGGAACACCGGCATCGCCCTCGCCATGGTGGGCGCGGCCCGCGGCTACAAAGTGATTCTCACCATGCCCGAGACCATGAGCATGGAACGCCGCGTCGTGCTGCGCGCCTACGGAGCCGAACTGGTTCTGACGCCGGGAGCCGACGGCATGAAGGGCGCGGTCGAGACCGCGAACCGCATTGCGGCCGAGACCGAGGGCGCGATTCTGGCGCACCAGTTCGAGAACGAGGCGAACCCGGCCATCCACTACGCCACCACCGGCCCCGAGATCTGGGGCGACACCGACGGCGCCGTCGACATCTTCGTGGCGGGCATCGGCACGGGCGGAACGATCACCGGTACCGGGCACTACCTGCGCGAGCAGAAGCCGGGCATCCAGATCGTGGGCGTCGAGCCCATCGACTCGCCGATTCTGAACGGCGGAGCCCCCGGGCCGCACAAGATCGCGGGAATCGGCGCCAACTTCGTGCCCGAGATTCTCGACCGCGAGGTGTACGACGAGATCATCGATGTGAGCCTCGCCGACTCCATTCGCGTCTCGCGAGAGCTCGCAGCGAAAGAGGGCATTCTGGCGGGCATCTCCACCGGAGCCATCTTCTGGGCGGCCCTCGAGTTGGCAAAGCGCCCCGAAAACGCCGGCAAGACCATCGTCGCCATCGTCTGCGACTTCGGCGAGCGGTATGTCTCGTCGGTGCTGTACGACGACATCCGCGGCTGA
- a CDS encoding inositol monophosphatase family protein, with amino-acid sequence MTEYADDLQLALDLADAADEVSLGRFQALDLVIETKPDRTPVTDADKAVERAIRARLEAACPGDSILGEEYGGEGEDAHAHRQWIIDPIDGTENFLRGVPIWGTLIALVVDGVPVVGVASSPALKKRWWASTGDGAWMIDRTGSHADPVHATAYAGPQPQRLAVSKVADVAGASFSYNSFQGWDEAGHLDALTRLNRATWRTRAYGEMWAYMLLAEGLVDAVGEFDLKAYDVAALIPIVREAGGAFTSLGGGDPLWAGDALATNGLLQEAFVELLES; translated from the coding sequence GTGACCGAATACGCTGACGATTTACAGCTCGCCCTCGACCTGGCCGACGCGGCCGATGAGGTGTCGCTGGGGCGGTTTCAGGCCCTCGATCTCGTGATCGAGACGAAGCCCGACCGAACTCCCGTGACCGACGCCGACAAGGCCGTCGAGCGCGCCATCCGCGCGAGGCTCGAGGCCGCATGCCCGGGCGACTCCATTCTCGGCGAAGAGTACGGCGGCGAAGGCGAAGACGCGCACGCGCACCGTCAGTGGATCATCGACCCCATCGACGGCACCGAGAACTTCTTACGCGGTGTACCCATCTGGGGAACTCTGATCGCCCTCGTGGTCGACGGGGTGCCGGTGGTGGGCGTCGCCAGCTCTCCGGCGCTGAAAAAGCGCTGGTGGGCATCCACGGGTGACGGGGCGTGGATGATCGACCGCACCGGCTCGCACGCCGACCCCGTGCACGCCACCGCGTACGCCGGCCCGCAGCCGCAGCGCCTGGCCGTCTCGAAGGTCGCCGACGTGGCGGGTGCCTCGTTCAGCTACAACTCCTTTCAGGGCTGGGACGAAGCCGGCCACCTCGACGCCCTCACCCGGCTCAACCGCGCGACGTGGCGCACGCGGGCGTACGGAGAGATGTGGGCGTACATGCTGCTCGCCGAGGGCCTCGTCGACGCGGTGGGCGAATTCGACCTGAAGGCGTACGACGTGGCGGCTCTCATTCCTATCGTGAGAGAGGCCGGAGGCGCCTTCACGAGCCTCGGCGGCGGCGATCCGCTCTGGGCCGGCGACGCGCTGGCGACGAACGGGCTTTTGCAAGAGGCGTTTGTGGAGTTACTCGAAAGCTAG
- the rsgA gene encoding ribosome small subunit-dependent GTPase A: protein MSWLSDDDEPDEYDEFDESSIRIRPNPKGNRARTKIRPEHNDAVRGRVLSVDRGRFGVLVRENEPDEAIITASRARELGRLGIVTGDLVELVGDTSGADGSLARVVRVDERTTLLRRSADDSDAVERVIVANADQMLIVVAAANPEPRANLIDRYLVAAFDAGLAPILCITKTDVADPSDFLEQFDCFDLEIISGAKDDFPLDALKSLLVGRTTVTVGHSGVGKSTLVNALVPGTDRAVGRVNDVTGRGRHTSSSTVCLRVRDANGDPGWIIDTPGVRSFGLGHVNPENILRSFANYAIPAATLPPEADGIPLTEAHDWEIVDRIEAGELGESGKARLESLQKIITTLAK from the coding sequence ATGAGCTGGCTTTCCGATGACGACGAGCCCGACGAGTACGACGAATTCGACGAGTCGAGCATCCGCATCAGGCCGAACCCGAAGGGCAACCGGGCGCGCACCAAGATTCGCCCGGAGCACAACGACGCCGTGCGCGGCCGGGTGCTCTCGGTCGACCGCGGCCGGTTCGGTGTGCTGGTGCGCGAGAACGAGCCCGACGAAGCCATCATCACAGCGTCGCGGGCTCGGGAGCTCGGCCGTCTCGGCATCGTGACCGGCGACCTCGTCGAGCTGGTGGGCGACACCAGCGGCGCCGACGGCAGCCTCGCCCGCGTCGTGCGGGTCGACGAGCGCACGACTCTGCTGCGGAGAAGCGCCGACGACTCCGATGCCGTCGAGCGGGTGATCGTGGCCAACGCCGATCAGATGCTCATCGTGGTGGCCGCGGCGAATCCCGAGCCGCGTGCGAACCTCATCGACCGGTATCTCGTGGCCGCCTTCGACGCCGGACTCGCGCCGATTTTGTGCATCACCAAGACCGACGTCGCCGACCCGAGCGACTTTCTCGAGCAGTTCGACTGTTTCGACCTCGAGATCATCTCCGGCGCCAAAGACGACTTCCCACTGGATGCCCTGAAGAGCCTGCTCGTCGGCCGCACCACCGTCACCGTGGGGCACTCCGGTGTGGGCAAGTCCACCCTGGTCAACGCCCTCGTGCCCGGCACCGACCGCGCCGTCGGCCGAGTGAACGACGTCACCGGGCGGGGCCGGCACACCTCCTCCTCGACGGTGTGCCTGCGCGTGCGCGACGCGAACGGAGACCCGGGCTGGATCATCGATACCCCTGGGGTGCGCTCCTTCGGGCTCGGGCACGTCAACCCCGAGAACATCCTGCGCTCGTTCGCCAACTACGCCATTCCCGCGGCGACACTGCCGCCCGAGGCCGACGGAATCCCGCTGACGGAGGCCCACGACTGGGAGATCGTCGACCGCATCGAAGCCGGCGAGCTCGGCGAGAGCGGCAAAGCCCGCCTCGAGTCCCTGCAGAAGATCATCACCACCCTCGCCAAGTAG
- the aroA gene encoding 3-phosphoshikimate 1-carboxyvinyltransferase, whose product MLISRYSTPDFNPYGDSAPGEPNPDWAAPRAHGPLAATVSLPGSKSLTNRELVLAALADAPSRLRAPLHSRDTTLMVEALRSLGVSITEIAGAGRFGPDWLITPADELLGSTTIDCGLAGTVMRFLPPVAALALGPIVFDGDEGARRRPMATTISSLRALGVDINADGRSNLPFTVYGSGRVEGGEIVIDASSSSQFVSGLLLAAARFENGLTLRHEGERLPSMPHIEMTIAALANRGVTVTSPEPGTWVVEPGAIAGADVSIEPDLSNAAPFLAAGLVTGGSVSISGWPGSTTQVGNDLLELLPRFGAAVSREGDRVTVSAGAGIHGADLDLSTGGELAPALVAIAALADSPSTLTGIGHIRHHETDRLAALFAEINRLGGDVTELDDGLHIEPRPLHGGVWQTYDDHRMAHAGAIIGLAVDDVIVENIATTAKTLPEFAELWSRMVAGDSASTASISSLGLPA is encoded by the coding sequence ATGCTGATCTCGAGATATTCCACACCCGACTTCAACCCGTACGGCGACTCCGCCCCCGGCGAGCCGAATCCCGACTGGGCTGCTCCCCGCGCGCACGGGCCGCTGGCCGCAACGGTGTCGCTACCGGGTTCGAAGAGTCTCACGAATCGTGAGCTGGTGCTGGCTGCGCTGGCGGATGCCCCCTCCCGCCTTCGAGCGCCGCTGCACAGCCGCGACACCACGCTCATGGTCGAGGCACTGCGCTCGCTCGGAGTGTCGATCACCGAGATCGCGGGAGCCGGCCGGTTCGGGCCGGATTGGCTCATCACCCCCGCCGACGAGCTGCTCGGCAGCACCACCATCGACTGCGGCCTCGCCGGAACCGTCATGCGCTTCCTGCCTCCGGTCGCAGCTCTCGCCCTGGGCCCGATCGTGTTCGACGGCGACGAGGGCGCTCGGCGGCGGCCGATGGCCACCACCATCTCCTCGCTGCGGGCGCTCGGCGTCGACATCAACGCCGACGGGCGCTCGAACCTGCCGTTCACCGTCTACGGCTCGGGCCGGGTCGAGGGCGGCGAGATCGTCATCGATGCATCGAGCTCGTCGCAGTTCGTCTCGGGGCTGCTTCTCGCTGCGGCCCGCTTCGAGAACGGCCTCACGTTGCGGCACGAGGGCGAGCGCCTGCCGAGCATGCCGCACATCGAGATGACGATCGCAGCCCTGGCGAATCGCGGTGTGACGGTGACCTCGCCCGAGCCCGGCACCTGGGTCGTCGAACCCGGGGCGATCGCCGGTGCCGACGTGAGCATCGAGCCCGATCTGTCGAATGCCGCACCGTTTCTCGCGGCCGGGCTCGTCACCGGCGGGTCCGTTTCGATCAGCGGATGGCCGGGGTCGACCACTCAGGTGGGCAACGACCTGCTCGAGCTGCTGCCGCGGTTCGGCGCCGCAGTGAGCCGCGAGGGTGACCGGGTGACGGTGAGCGCAGGAGCGGGCATCCACGGTGCCGACCTCGACCTGAGCACGGGCGGCGAGCTCGCACCCGCGTTGGTCGCCATCGCGGCCCTGGCCGACTCCCCCAGCACCCTCACCGGCATCGGGCACATCCGGCACCACGAGACCGACCGACTCGCGGCCCTCTTCGCAGAGATCAACCGGCTCGGGGGCGATGTGACCGAGCTCGACGACGGTCTGCACATCGAGCCGCGACCGCTGCACGGCGGAGTGTGGCAGACCTATGACGACCACCGCATGGCGCACGCGGGCGCGATCATCGGGCTCGCGGTCGATGACGTGATCGTCGAGAACATCGCGACCACGGCCAAGACGCTGCCGGAGTTCGCCGAGTTGTGGAGCCGCATGGTTGCGGGCGACTCTGCCAGCACGGCGTCGATCTCGTCGCTGGGGTTGCCCGCGTGA
- a CDS encoding zf-HC2 domain-containing protein — protein MTDCGCSKAKAELEEYLHNELASTDAADIREHMQGCTDCSSELHVGVVLTEAVQRACKEVAPEQLRDQVLLSIRQIQATH, from the coding sequence ATGACCGACTGCGGCTGCTCGAAAGCCAAAGCTGAACTCGAAGAGTATCTGCACAACGAACTCGCCAGCACCGACGCTGCCGACATTCGTGAGCACATGCAAGGCTGCACCGACTGCTCCTCTGAGCTGCACGTCGGTGTCGTTCTCACCGAGGCCGTACAGCGCGCCTGCAAAGAGGTCGCCCCCGAGCAGCTTCGCGACCAGGTCTTGCTCAGCATCCGCCAGATCCAGGCCACGCACTAG
- a CDS encoding IS481 family transposase — MSHANAALTPRHRLRIARLIIDDGWPVAHAAAQFNVSWPTAKRWADRYAAMGAAGVVDRSSRPHYSPTRTRQQLVRKIGHLRWKQRLGPVAIGAKLGMPASTVHAVLVRCRLNRLGYIDKHTGEVVRRYEHDTPGSLIHVDVTKFGNIPDGGGHRYVGRQQGRRNRAATVGIVRDARYEPRPGKEFVHTVIDDHSRVAYAEIHADETAATAVAVLQRAVSWFAVRGVTVQRVLSDNGSAYKSHLWRDTCAELGITPKKTRPYRPQTNGKIERFHRTLADGWAYKRFYPTETARRNALPAWLHEYNHHRPHTAIGSHPPISRLTNLPEQYS; from the coding sequence GTGTCTCACGCTAACGCAGCTCTCACCCCACGTCACCGTCTCCGCATCGCGCGCCTGATAATCGATGACGGCTGGCCCGTCGCTCATGCCGCGGCGCAATTCAATGTTTCCTGGCCTACGGCGAAGCGTTGGGCCGACAGATACGCGGCGATGGGCGCAGCGGGTGTCGTGGATCGTTCTTCTCGCCCGCACTACAGCCCAACCAGGACCCGGCAGCAGCTCGTGCGGAAAATTGGGCATCTGCGGTGGAAGCAGCGCCTGGGCCCGGTCGCGATCGGCGCGAAGCTCGGGATGCCAGCATCAACAGTGCACGCCGTTCTCGTGCGGTGTCGGCTGAACCGGCTCGGCTACATCGATAAACACACCGGTGAGGTCGTCCGCCGCTACGAACATGACACTCCGGGCTCGTTGATCCACGTCGATGTCACGAAGTTCGGCAACATTCCTGACGGGGGCGGGCACCGATACGTTGGCCGGCAGCAAGGTCGCCGGAACCGGGCCGCTACCGTCGGGATTGTCAGAGATGCTCGTTATGAACCCCGGCCGGGGAAAGAGTTCGTGCACACCGTGATCGATGACCACTCCCGGGTCGCGTACGCCGAGATCCACGCCGATGAAACCGCCGCCACCGCCGTGGCCGTGCTGCAGCGGGCGGTGTCCTGGTTCGCCGTCCGCGGCGTCACTGTGCAACGAGTGCTCTCCGACAACGGGTCAGCGTACAAGTCGCATCTCTGGCGCGATACCTGCGCGGAACTCGGGATCACACCGAAAAAGACCCGGCCGTACCGGCCCCAAACGAACGGGAAGATCGAACGATTCCACCGCACCCTCGCCGACGGGTGGGCCTACAAACGGTTCTACCCCACCGAAACCGCGCGCCGAAACGCCCTCCCCGCATGGCTCCATGAATACAATCACCACAGACCCCACACCGCCATCGGAAGCCACCCACCCATCAGCCGGTTAACCAACCTCCCTGAGCAGTACAGCTAG